GTCTTAGATACTCAAATTCTTCTGAATCGGTGACCTATTGCTTGACCTCGTGCTCTCAATCAAGATAAGTATGGTGTTTGGCAGGGACCTAACCATTAGAAATAGCAGGGAATGACGATATATTCTGAAAATGATGGGTGCATGTGAGTGGAAGGATGATGGGAGAAGAGGGAGGAAATAGAAAAATAGCAAAGGCAGCCTTCACCCTTTAACAAATTTGGAAAGTGCATAATATGAAGATTTTCAAAGACAAGAGTTTCTctccttttaaaattttttggtttaattactctgttggtccctatagtttagcgaattttttaattaggtccctacacttttttttcctttcaattgggtccctacccccaatttttttttcaattaggtccctaccGTGACCAAACTGTTAAATTTAACGGAATATTCCGTTCCTAAGTTAAAGATTCCCTAACTTTATGTGAAATCCCTAATGCTCTTTCACTCATATTTTTCTGAAATACCATTTTACCCTCTTGGAAACTGTTCGGTCTCTTCTCCCAAACTTAGAGAAGAAACTCGTGTGCATGCCTTGCTTCCCAACTCGCTCAGCTGCAGAGATTAATCCCACCGGAATATTGCGGGAGGGTTTGGCATCTCCGATATCACTGCCGTCGTCGTAGGCGTTGCTTCTTCCTCTAGGTAAGACAACGCTCAACGTTTCACTGATTGAAGGGTTTTTGTTCTTTTCTCATGTGAAAGTTTGTCATTCTGTTTATTAGAGCTTCCTTGTGTTTCTCAAAGTGTTTGAAGAGGGATTTATGGCATTTTTTTTGGTATGCAGTTATGGGTGATTTGGATTTCAGTATCGAAATCCACCATGGTGGCAAATTTATTAACGGTGGACAACGATTAGAGTATTTAGGAGGAATGGTTGTGGAGGATTTATATTTTGAGGTTGATGAATGGTCATTGCAAGAGATTGTCAGTCAGCTAAAGCAACTAGGGTATAAGGGTTTCGCTAGGGTCTGGTACAAGGAACCTGGGATGGATTTGAAGTCAGGTCTTAGAGAGTTGAAGTCCGATGGGGATGCGATGAGAATGGCTAGGTCACTGGTGTCAAATTCCTACAAATATTGCGAGGTATATGTTGTCGATGGAGCCAGAGAAAGTAATGGGATTCATATCACTTCAACTGATGCTGATTATGTGCCAGAGGAAGGTGAGGACAGTGCTAATGATGATGGGTTGCTAGAGGTTGAAGTGGATGTTGAGTCAGAGCCTTCTACTGAAGAAGAGGTATTTGATGATAGTGCTGATGATGGTGACCATGATGATCAGTTTGGGTTTGAGGTGGAGGATAATGATCCACAATCAAATGCATTTGGGGGATTTATGAGTCCACTAAATGATGAGAGAACTGCAGCAGCTGGAACAGCTGAAGGTGATGAAGGTTTAAGGGAGGGTGATGAGCAAGTTGGGGGCTTATCTGATGGATATGAGACTGATGACATAGATAGTTATGAGGGGGACTCTGATGATATGATAAAAAAGAGGAGGTTCCCTAAGTACAATGAGGCAGAGATGAACAGAGAGTATGAATTTCAGGTGGGGCTGGAATTTAAATCACTTAGTCAATTCAAAGAGGCTGTTAAGGAGCATGCTCTATTGAATGGTAGGGACATTAGGTTTCGAAAAAATGATAAGGTGAGGTGTAGAGTTGTTTGCAAAGGAAGAAAGGAAAAGTGCAAGTGGGTTTGTTTTGCGAGTAAGTTGGGGGTTCTGACTGTTTCCGAATCAACACGTTGAATGGAAAGCATACATGTGGAAGGAACTATAGCGGAAGACTTGCATCAAGTAGTTAGATCTCAAAGAAGATTGCGAACAACATCAGTAGAGgggaagagatgaagcttgCGACAGTTATTCAGACTATACAAGACAAATACATGGCCAATATCAGTGTTGGTAAGGCTTACTGGGCAAGGAGGAAGGCAAGAGAAGAGGTACATGGGCGGGCAATCCAACAGTATGCTAAACTAAGGGATTACTGTGCAGAGATACTTAGGGCAAATCCAGGATCTAGTATGACCATATTGGTTGATAGGCCTTCTCTTACGCACCAGCCCCGATTTATGAAAATGTACATGTGCCTTGATGCAGTCAAGAAAGGCTTCTTGGCGGGGTGTAGACCTATTATTGGCGTGGATGGATGTCACTTGAAGGGCGACCATGGACAGCAGCTGCTAGTTGCTGTTGGCAGAGATCCAAATGACAATTACTTTTCCATTGCCGTAGCTGCGGTAGAGGCAGAGACTAAAGACAGTTGGGGGTGGTTCTTAGAGATGCTGTTAAATGACATTGGTGAATCAAGAAAATGGATTTTTATGAGTGACCAACAAAAGGTATCACTTTAATTTTTTGcaactaattttatttaaatataagaaTGCCATGTTTATGATGATATATGCAACTGATATGAGTTTGTGAATATAAGTTTGTGAATATAAGTCTGCCATGTTTATGATGATATATGAAATTTGTAGAGTTTGATCTAACATAATTACTATgatctcccttttttttctgtTAGCTTTTTCTACGCATTATTTATAATTGAATAGTAAGTTGTATTCTTAATCTATAAATACAGTATATATATTACTCTATATTCTCTATTCATTAAGTCATATATGCATTAACAcatataatttgattattaattagTTCAATATAGCGAATCAACGAATGTAATTAGTTTGAATGAAATCAATTAGTTGTCAATTTCAGGTTAAAAAGTTGGGAAATAATAATCTTATTCTAtttctttaagatttttttacattatatgattttataaattaagaaaaagagtgAGATTATTAAAATGAGTAacattatctatttttttaaaaagacacAAGGATCAGACTGAATATCTTATTATGTAATATGTATAAAGTTTTAAAAATCAACTGATATGTTATATGCAACTGATATGAGTTTGTGAATATAAGGTTGTGAATCTAAATCTGCCATGTTTATGATGATATATGCAACTGGAGGCTTGTGAATATTAATCTGATATGTATATAATCATATATGCACTTGATAAGTTTGTAGATGTAAATATGAAATTTATATGATCATATATGCAATGCCTAAGATTGTGAACATAAGCTTGACATGTTAGTGATGCTATGTTTAGATGCAATGGCTAAGCTTTTGAACATTAATGTTGAATATTTGATATGTTAGTGAACATTTACCTGACTATATTGTGTATATTGTGTTCTGGACTGAATCAATAAAACAGGGGCTGATGCAAATCTTTCAAGAGGCATTGCCAACACTGGAGCATAGGCTTTGTCTGAGACATTTATATGCCAACTGTAAGAAAGCATATGGGGGTGGTACTATACTAAGGGACCTAATTTTGTCTATTGCCAAAGCTACCTATGTGGAAGAATGGGAAAGAAGGATGAATCAACTAGAGGAGCTCAACAGAGACTGTTATGAGAAGTTGTTTGCTCTAGATCCAAAATTGTGGACAAAGAGTCACTTTACATTTCTGGCCAAGAGTGACATGCTGATGAACAACATCTCCGAGGCATTCAATGGAAGAATCCTAGAGGCAAGAGACAAGCCAATTCTGACAATGTTTGAATGGATTAGGTGCTATTTGATGACAAGGtttgcagagaaaaagaagaaggcagAGAGGTATGAGGGTACACTTTTGCCAAAACCCAAGAAACGACTAGATATCATCGCGGTTAGAGCTATGGAGTGGCAAGCTAAATGGGCAGGAGACCTGAAGTATGAAGTCCACCATAAGAACAGGATGATCATGGAAAGGTTTATGGTCGATTTGATGGCTGGAAGGTGTAGTTGTAGGTTCTGGGGTTTGTGTGGTATGCCGTGTCCCCATGCTTGCTGTGCTATCTTTGAAAAGGGTGACAACCCGGAAGATTATTGTAGTAACTATTACAGCAAGGCAGCATACCTTGCTACATATGGGCAgtcaatatcaccaatcaatGGAGAAAATTTGTGGCCAAAGATACAATGCGATACCATCATCCCTCCAATTTTCAGAGTTAAACCAGGAAGGCCAAGGATGGTTAGGATAAGGGAACCCGATGAAAACA
The genomic region above belongs to Arachis duranensis cultivar V14167 chromosome 3, aradu.V14167.gnm2.J7QH, whole genome shotgun sequence and contains:
- the LOC107481535 gene encoding uncharacterized protein LOC107481535 — encoded protein: MGDLDFSIEIHHGGKFINGGQRLEYLGGMVVEDLYFEVDEWSLQEIVSQLKQLGYKGFARVWYKEPGMDLKSGLRELKSDGDAMRMARSLVSNSYKYCEVYVVDGARESNGIHITSTDADYVPEEGEDSANDDGLLEVEVDVESEPSTEEEVFDDSADDGDHDDQFGFEVEDNDPQSNAFGGFMSPLNDERTAAAGTAEGDEGLREGDEQVGGLSDGYETDDIDSYEGDSDDMIKKRRFPKYNEAEMNREYEFQVGLEFKSLSQFKEAVKEHALLNGRDIRFRKNDKVRCRVVCKGRKEKCKWVCFASKLGVLTVSESTR
- the LOC110278797 gene encoding uncharacterized protein LOC110278797 — protein: MKLATVIQTIQDKYMANISVGKAYWARRKAREEVHGRAIQQYAKLRDYCAEILRANPGSSMTILVDRPSLTHQPRFMKMYMCLDAVKKGFLAGCRPIIGVDGCHLKGDHGQQLLVAVGRDPNDNYFSIAVAAVEAETKDSWGWFLEMLLNDIGESRKWIFMSDQQKGLMQIFQEALPTLEHRLCLRHLYANCKKAYGGGTILRDLILSIAKATYVEEWERRMNQLEELNRDCYEKLFALDPKLWTKSHFTFLAKSDMLMNNISEAFNGRILEARDKPILTMFEWIRCYLMTRFAEKKKKAERYEGTLLPKPKKRLDIIAVRAMEWQAKWAGDLKYEVHHKNRMIMERFMVDLMAGRCSCRFWGLCGMPCPHACCAIFEKGDNPEDYCSNYYSKAAYLATYGQSISPINGENLWPKIQCDTIIPPIFRVKPGRPRMVRIREPDENRSQTKYRKSGTSVTCSNCGQYGHNKRLCPNPIVTAPEGTQGSDATTGTGGVDSAANEPATADETNGSAAAATARSRMVKGRGRGRAATRMPPHTPAPPSQPPHTPVPPSQPTNTHAPPSQPTTLPTPASLPTTLPTPASLSTAPASQPLPKTKIFGVRRSGRLKIGVRKPTNQPPEHVDLTLD